Proteins from a single region of Acidianus ambivalens:
- a CDS encoding PaREP1 family protein, with product MNKGDLVDACEKYYKATEDFLKYIAIVDNMSEILNQVNAKNYWESELLFKVVKKKVELKDIWKAAWKLHTDCFHEERMNLREVKTLASIIKVISNRI from the coding sequence TTGAATAAGGGAGATTTAGTTGATGCTTGTGAAAAATATTATAAAGCCACGGAGGATTTTCTAAAGTATATAGCTATTGTAGATAATATGAGTGAAATATTAAATCAAGTAAACGCAAAAAACTATTGGGAATCTGAACTTTTGTTTAAAGTCGTTAAAAAGAAAGTCGAGCTAAAAGATATCTGGAAGGCCGCTTGGAAATTGCATACCGATTGCTTTCATGAGGAAAGAATGAACCTACGTGAAGTAAAGACTTTGGCTAGTATAATCAAAGTAATTTCAAATAGAATATAA
- a CDS encoding PaREP1 family protein produces the protein MLIRTSAEIYLEEADEFLNKGDLVDACEKYYKAARESIILLAYKYNIHGDNIEDIVTKLAEILGDNIISYWAGASLLYTARKELDAELIKMYRQDVVELVNLANEKFNS, from the coding sequence ATGTTAATTAGAACTTCAGCAGAAATATATTTGGAGGAAGCTGATGAGTTTTTGAATAAGGGAGATTTAGTTGATGCTTGTGAAAAATATTATAAAGCTGCAAGAGAGTCCATAATACTCTTAGCATATAAATATAACATTCACGGTGATAATATAGAGGATATAGTAACTAAGCTTGCTGAAATTTTAGGAGATAATATAATCTCTTATTGGGCGGGAGCTTCATTACTTTATACTGCAAGGAAAGAGCTTGATGCAGAATTAATAAAAATGTATAGGCAAGATGTGGTTGAGCTTGTCAACCTTGCAAATGAGAAATTTAATTCTTAA